TTAACTATTTGGTCAGGATGGGAATATTCAGTCAAAGCAAAGCATTATTTTTTAAATAATAAGTAAAGAGGTGAAACATGTATTCAATATATGGAATAATAAATTTAATTTTCCAAATACTTAATATATTAATTTTTATAAGAATAGTATTGTCATGGTTAGCACCAATGACTAGAAATGAATTTACAGATGTTGTATATGGAATAACAGAGCCAATATTAAGACCCTTTAGAGTTTTAATACCTATTGGAGCTGGAAGGATTGATATTTCTCCAATATTAGCTTATTTAGCTTTGAAAATATTAAGATTTGTAATTTTTTATTTATTATCTATTTTATTTTAAAAAACTAAGATGGAGAAGCTATAGGAGCTTCTCTATTTTTCTAAAGGAGGAATATATACGTGGAAGAAATAATAAGTGAATATCATATACCAGTTTTATACTATGAAACACTTGAAAATTTAGTAGTAGATAAAAATGGTGTATATGTAGATTGTACTTTAGGAGGAGGGGGTCATTCTGAAGGAATTTTAAAATCATTAGATGAAAAAGGAACCCTTATATCAATAGATCAGGATCAACAGGCAATAGATTTTGCAAAGAAAAGATTAGAAAAATATGGAAATAAATGGAAAGTTTTTAAAAATAACTTTGAAAATGTAGATACAGTTATTTATATGGCTGGATATGATAAAGTAGATGGAATTCTTATGGATATAGGAGTATCATCAACACAATTAGATGATCCTGAAAGAGGATTTTCTTATAGATATGATACAAAGCTAGATATGAGAATGAATAGAAGTAATCCTATATCTGCATATGAGGTTGTAAATGAATATAGCGAGGAAGATTTAGCAAGAGTTATTTACACATATGGAGAAGAGAGACATTCGAGAAAAATAGCTAGAATAATATGTGAAAGAAGAGTTGAAAAACCTATTGAAACAACAGGAGAACTTGTAGATATTATAAAAAGAGCGTATCCAGGAAGAGCGGAGAAACATCCAGCTAAAAAAACATTCCAGGCTATTAGAATTGAAGTTAATAGAGAATTAGAGGTGCTAGAAACTGCAATAACAAAAGCTTTTAATTCTTTAAAAAAAGGTGGAAGATTAGGAATTATAACTTTCCATTCACTAGAAGATAGACTAGTAAAGAATATGTTTAGAGATTTATGTACAGGGTGCAAGTGTCCACCTGAATTACCAATATGTGTATGTAATGAAAAACCTAAAGGGAAATTAGTTACAAGAAAACCAATAGGACCAAATGCTGAGGAATTAAAATTTAATAATAGAGCTCACTCTTCTAAATTAAGAGTTATAGAGAAATTATAGGTGAATTTTATGACTGAAAAAAAAGTTAGAAAAAGAGGTATAGGAATACTTATATTTTCAATTGTTTCAGTTTGGATAATTCATGGTTGGCTTATAATAAAAGTTTCTGATTTAGAAAAATTAGCTAAAATAGAAAAAAAGAAATTAGCAGAAGTGCAAAAAGAGGTTAGTGAAAAAAGAATAGCCTATGAGCAAGGAGTTGATTTAGGAAAAATTGAGAAAGAAATGAGAACCAAGCATAAAATGGAAATTTCTAAAGATATTCAATTTTTCAAAATAAAAAGTTAAATTTATAAACGTTGACTTTTAATTATAAACGTTTTAAAATAAAAAAGAACACATTTAGGAGGCGTAGTGCTTTTGAAAAAAGGAGATATAGTTGAGATAACTATAGAAAAAATTGTTTATGGAGGAGAGGGATTAGGTTACTATGATAATTTTGCATTATTTGTACCTATGTCTGTTCCAGGAGATAAAGTAAAAATAGAAATTATCTCTTTAAAGAAAACTTATGGAAGAGGTTTAATTGTTGAAATAGTTGCACCTGGTGAAGAAAGAATAAAAGATTTAAGTAAAAAGTCTTTTGAAGATTTTCAAGGTTGTGATTTTGCAATGTTAAATTATACTTCTCAGTTAAAATATAAAAGAGATATGGTTGAAGATGTAATAAGAAAAATAGGAAAAAATAATGATATAGAAGTTCCTATGACTTTAGGATCAGAGGATGAATTACATTATAGAAATAAAATAATAGAACCTTTTGGTTATAAAGATGGAAAGATTATAACAGGATTTTTCAATAAAAAATCTCACGATATTTTTGAAGTTGATGAAAATATGTTAAATTCAAAATTAGGAAATAAAGTTATTGAAGAATTAAAAGTTCTTTTAAATAGGGAAAATATAAAAGTTTATGATGAGAAGGCTCATAAGGGAATTTTAAGACATATAATGGTTAGAACAAATTCTTTTAATGAAGCTATGGTAGTTTTAATAATAAACAGTAAAAAAATAGATAATAAATTGGAAAAACTGTTATTAGAATTAAAAGATAAAGTAAAAGAAGTTGTTTCTATATATGTATCATATAATAGAGAAAAAACTAATGTAGCCTTAGGAAATGAAAACATCTTACTTTGGGGAAAGAAAACAATTAAAGAAACAATAGGCGAAATTAATTTTAATATTTCTCCAAAATCTTTTTTCCAAATAAATGTAAAGCAAACTAAAGAACTTTATAATTTAGGAATAAATCTATTTGATGAAATTGAAAATAAAGTTATAGTGGATGCCTATGGTGGAACAGGGACAATAGGAATGATTTTGGCTAAAAAAGCTAAAAAAGTTTATTCAATAGAGATTATTTCATCGGCAACTAAGGATGGAATAAAAACTGCTAAGGAAAATAAAATAGAAAATATTTCATTTGTAAATGGAGATGTGAATAAGGAATTAAAGGCCTTAGTAAAAGAGGAACAAATAGATGCAATAATTTTCGATCCTCCTAGAAAGGGAATTGATGAGGAGAGCTTATTAAATATAGCTAAAACAAATATAAAAGAATTAGTTTATATTTCATGTAATCCATCGACTTTTGCTAGAGATTTAGAGATTTTAGAAAAAAATGGCTATAAATTAAAGTGTGTACAACCTGTGGATATGTTCCCTCAAACTAGTCATATAGAAGTGGTTGGAAAGTTTGAACGTATTTAATATTTAGGAGGAATTGTGGTTAATTTTATAATTTTTATAATAATAGCATATCTATGTGGATCTATTCCTACAGGAATTTGGTTAGGAAAAACATGTAAAGGAATAGATATTAGAGAACATGGAAGTAAAAATTCAGGTGCAACTAATGCTTATAGAGTTTTAGGAGCTAAGTATGGTATAATGGTTTTGATTCTAGATGCTTTAAAGGGATATATACCTTTAGCTATAGCTCATAAATTTGGAATAAATGGTGGAGAACTTGTATTTTTAGGATTAATAGCCATTTTAGGACATACCTTTTCTTTATTTTTAAATTTTAAGGGAGGAAAGGGAGTAGCTACAAGTTTAGGAGTATTTTTATATTTAATACCAAACGTAGTTGGAATATTAGTTATTACATTTATAATTGTAGTATATATCAGTAAGTATATTTCGTTAGGATCAGTAATTTGTTCAATTCTGTTACCTATTTTGACAGCTTTCTTACCTATGAAAGATAATGTAAGTAGAACTCCGATGTTAATAATAACTACAATAGTTGGAATATTTGTTGTTTACAAACACAAGAGTAATATAGGGAGAATTGTAAAGGGGACAGAAAATAAATTTAAGTTGAAATAAGGAGAGCGCTGTGGAAAGAGTAGTAATAGTTGGTGCTGGTAGTTGGGGAACTGCCTTAGGACTTTTGTTAGCTCATAAGGGGCATGAGGTTACTATGTGGGAACATAATCCTCTTAGAGCAGAAGAATTACAAAGGGATAGAGAAAATAAAAAACTTTTACCAGGAGTTAAATTTCCTAAAAATTTAAATGTGACTAGTAAAAGTGAAGATTTATTTGAAAATATTAACTATGTTATCTTCTCTGTTCCATCACAGGTATTAAGAGGAGTTATTTCAAAATTTTCATCTCAAATAAGAGAAAATACTATTTTAGTAAATACTGCAAAAGGTATAGAGGTTTCAACAGGACTTACTTTATCTGAAGTAATGAAAGAAGAGATATTAGGAAAATATCA
This genomic stretch from Cetobacterium ceti harbors:
- the plsY gene encoding glycerol-3-phosphate 1-O-acyltransferase PlsY, which produces MVNFIIFIIIAYLCGSIPTGIWLGKTCKGIDIREHGSKNSGATNAYRVLGAKYGIMVLILDALKGYIPLAIAHKFGINGGELVFLGLIAILGHTFSLFLNFKGGKGVATSLGVFLYLIPNVVGILVITFIIVVYISKYISLGSVICSILLPILTAFLPMKDNVSRTPMLIITTIVGIFVVYKHKSNIGRIVKGTENKFKLK
- the rsmH gene encoding 16S rRNA (cytosine(1402)-N(4))-methyltransferase RsmH, with amino-acid sequence MEEIISEYHIPVLYYETLENLVVDKNGVYVDCTLGGGGHSEGILKSLDEKGTLISIDQDQQAIDFAKKRLEKYGNKWKVFKNNFENVDTVIYMAGYDKVDGILMDIGVSSTQLDDPERGFSYRYDTKLDMRMNRSNPISAYEVVNEYSEEDLARVIYTYGEERHSRKIARIICERRVEKPIETTGELVDIIKRAYPGRAEKHPAKKTFQAIRIEVNRELEVLETAITKAFNSLKKGGRLGIITFHSLEDRLVKNMFRDLCTGCKCPPELPICVCNEKPKGKLVTRKPIGPNAEELKFNNRAHSSKLRVIEKL
- the rlmD gene encoding 23S rRNA (uracil(1939)-C(5))-methyltransferase RlmD, which codes for MLLKKGDIVEITIEKIVYGGEGLGYYDNFALFVPMSVPGDKVKIEIISLKKTYGRGLIVEIVAPGEERIKDLSKKSFEDFQGCDFAMLNYTSQLKYKRDMVEDVIRKIGKNNDIEVPMTLGSEDELHYRNKIIEPFGYKDGKIITGFFNKKSHDIFEVDENMLNSKLGNKVIEELKVLLNRENIKVYDEKAHKGILRHIMVRTNSFNEAMVVLIINSKKIDNKLEKLLLELKDKVKEVVSIYVSYNREKTNVALGNENILLWGKKTIKETIGEINFNISPKSFFQINVKQTKELYNLGINLFDEIENKVIVDAYGGTGTIGMILAKKAKKVYSIEIISSATKDGIKTAKENKIENISFVNGDVNKELKALVKEEQIDAIIFDPPRKGIDEESLLNIAKTNIKELVYISCNPSTFARDLEILEKNGYKLKCVQPVDMFPQTSHIEVVGKFERI
- a CDS encoding YggT family protein, which produces MYSIYGIINLIFQILNILIFIRIVLSWLAPMTRNEFTDVVYGITEPILRPFRVLIPIGAGRIDISPILAYLALKILRFVIFYLLSILF